DNA sequence from the bacterium genome:
ACCATCAAATGCGCGCCTACATGGAGGCGCACGCGATCGCGGGCCCGTGGCCGGCGGGCGAGCGGGTCCTGGTCTGCATCGACGCGGACCCGCTGGCCGAGCGGCTCGTCCGCACCGGACGGCGGATGGCCGCGGGGCTGGACGCCGAATGGATCGTGCTCCACGTCGAGACGCCCGAGTACGCGACGCTGCCGGAGGCGGCGCGCGACCGCATCGCGCGGACGCTGCGGCTCGCCGAGGAGCTTGGGGCGCGGACGGTGAGCGTGCCCGGGACGAGGGCGTCCGAGGAGATCATCCGGTACGCGAAGGCGCAAAACGTCTCCAAGATCCTGGTCGGGGTGTCGCACCATCCCCGATGGATCCAGCTGATCCACGGCTCGGTGGTCGACCGGATCGTGCGCGCGGCCGGCGATATCGACGTCTACGTGATCAGCTCGGCCGCGGAGCACACGCGCACGCCGGACGCGCCAGGCGAGCGGCCGGTCCTCTACGGCAAAGCGTATCTCTACGGCGCGGCGGTGATGGCGTTCGGGGTCCTGGTGGGCGCGCTGGTGCACGGGGTCTGGGCCCAGGCGAATCTGACGATGCTCTTCCTACTGGCCGTGGTCATCGTCGCCGTGCAGTGGGGCCGCGGACCGGCGACGCTCGCGGCCGCGATCAGCCTCGCCGCGTTCGCCTTCTTCTTCGGACCGCCGTCGTTTACATATACGGTGGCCGACTCGCAGTATTTGGTCACGGTGGCCGCCCTGCTCGTCGTCGGACTGGTGATCGGGACGCTGGCCAGCCGCACGCGGGAGCAGGCGCAGGCGGCCCGGAGCCGGGAGGCGTACATGGCGGCGCTGCACGCGTTGAGCGGGGAACTCGCCGCCACGAACGACCTCGACGCAATCTTGGGTCAGGTGAGCCGCCACATCGCGGCCACGTTCTGCCGGAGCGTCGCGATCTTCCTGCCGAAGAGCGATACGCTCGAACCAAGACTGGCGACCCCGGGCTTCCCGCTGACCGAGAATGAGCGGGCGGTCGCGGACTGGGCCTTCCGGCACGGCCACGCCGCGGGCTACGCCACGGACACGCTGCCGGCGGCCGCCGCCCGGTACATGCCGCTCAAGACCGCGCAGCGGGTCGTCGGCGTGCTCGGCGTGCAGCCGCCGGCGTTGGGACCGCGGCTCACCCCGGAGCAGCGGCGGCTTCTCGACGCCTTCGCCAGTCAGGCGGCGCTCGCGATCGAGCGGGTGGAGCTGGCGGAGGAGGCCCGCCGCGGCGACATCGCCCGTGAGACCGAACGGCTGCAGACGGCGCTGCTCAACTCGATCTCCCACGATCTGCGCACGCCGCTCGCGTCGATCACCGGGGCCCTGACGAGCCTGGCCGACCGCTCGGCCCCCGTGGACGACGCCGTCCGCCGCGAGTTGCTCCAAAACGCCAAGGAAGAGGCCGACCGGCTGAACCATCTCGTCGGGAGCCTGCTGGACATGAACCGCCTCGAGGCCGGGACGCTGCGGCTCCGGGTCGAACCCGGCGACGTCGAGGACCTGATCGGCGCGGCGCTCGCGCAGCTCGGCGAGACGGCCCAGCATCGGGACATCCGCGTGCGCCTCGAGCCGCATCTGCCGCCGGTGCCGATGGACTTCGCGCTGGTGACGCAGGCGCTCGTCAACATCCTCGACAACGCCATGCGGTACTCGCCGCCCGACGCCCCGATCGAGATCGAGGCGCGCCTGGCCGGCGATGAAGTGCAGATCCGGGTCGAAGACCGCGGTCTCGGGATTCCGCCCGGCGACGTGACCCGGGTCTTCGACAAGTTCTACCGCGTGCAGCACGACGGCGCCGGGCACGGCGCGGGGCTGGGGCTCGCCATCAGTCACGGCATCGTCGACGCGCACGGCGGCCGGATTTGGGCGGCGAACCGTCGGGACGGAGGCGCCGTCGTCGCCTTCGCGCTGCCGGTCCGGCTCCCGCAGCCGGCGGAACAGGGGGACCGCGCCTCAGGATGGGCGACGCCGTGCCGCGCGTCCTAGTCATCGACGACGAGCGGGCGATCCGGCGGTTTCTCAGGACGTCGCTGTCGGCGCAGCGCTATCGGCTCTTCGAGGCGGCCTCCGCGCGCGAAGGGCTGGAGGCCGCGGCGACGGTGCGTCCGGATCTGATCATCCTCGATCTCGGCCTGCCGGACCAGGACGGCGTCGAGGTCACCCGGCGCCTTCGCGAGTGGTCCAAGGCACCGATCCTCATCCTGTCGGTCCGCGGCCAGGACGCGGACAAGATCGCCGCGCTGGACGCCGGGGCCGACGACTACCTCACCAAGCCGTTCAGCATGGGCGA
Encoded proteins:
- a CDS encoding sensor histidine kinase KdpD, giving the protein MKEAETEERRQRKGRLRIFLGYAAGVGKTYAMLLAAREAEAEGRRVAIAYVETHKRPETEALVHGFTVIPRWQLAYRGVTLEEMDLDAVLGEHPDLAVVDELAHTNAPGCRHARRYQDAQELLEAGIDVYTTLNVQHIESLNDIVAQITGITVRETVPDQILEEADEVGLVDLPPDELIQRLHEGKVYVPEQAQRAVDKFFRPGNLTALREIALRYLAGQVDHQMRAYMEAHAIAGPWPAGERVLVCIDADPLAERLVRTGRRMAAGLDAEWIVLHVETPEYATLPEAARDRIARTLRLAEELGARTVSVPGTRASEEIIRYAKAQNVSKILVGVSHHPRWIQLIHGSVVDRIVRAAGDIDVYVISSAAEHTRTPDAPGERPVLYGKAYLYGAAVMAFGVLVGALVHGVWAQANLTMLFLLAVVIVAVQWGRGPATLAAAISLAAFAFFFGPPSFTYTVADSQYLVTVAALLVVGLVIGTLASRTREQAQAARSREAYMAALHALSGELAATNDLDAILGQVSRHIAATFCRSVAIFLPKSDTLEPRLATPGFPLTENERAVADWAFRHGHAAGYATDTLPAAAARYMPLKTAQRVVGVLGVQPPALGPRLTPEQRRLLDAFASQAALAIERVELAEEARRGDIARETERLQTALLNSISHDLRTPLASITGALTSLADRSAPVDDAVRRELLQNAKEEADRLNHLVGSLLDMNRLEAGTLRLRVEPGDVEDLIGAALAQLGETAQHRDIRVRLEPHLPPVPMDFALVTQALVNILDNAMRYSPPDAPIEIEARLAGDEVQIRVEDRGLGIPPGDVTRVFDKFYRVQHDGAGHGAGLGLAISHGIVDAHGGRIWAANRRDGGAVVAFALPVRLPQPAEQGDRASGWATPCRAS